The segment TGGGATGAGGACGGCGACGGGGTCCCCGACACCTATTTCGAGTCGGCGGATGCCTTCGCCCTCCGGAGCAGTCTCATCGCGGCGATCACCAAGATCTTGCAGGAGAGCGCCTCCGGGACGTCGGTCTCCGTTCTGGCGACCTCCTCCGGCGGGGAGGGGGCGATCTATCAGGCCTATTTCTATCCCCGGGTCGGCATCGGAGCCAACGAGGTCTACTGGCACGGATATCTTCAAGGTATTTTCTTCGATTTCAAGGGACAACTCCGTGAGGACACCGTCGCCGACGGCCGTTTGGTTCTGACCGAGGACAAGATCATCGAGACCTACTTCGACACCGATCTTGCGGAGACCAGGGTGAAACGATATGCCGTAGATGCATCCGGAGACAGGACAGGAACGCCTGAAGACATCTCCCTGCGCGAACTGACCCCGATTTGGGAGGGGGGAAGCAATCTCGCCGACCGGGACCTGTCGACCAACCCCCGGGTCATTAAGACCTGGGTTGATGAAAACGGAGACGGGGTCGTTGATGACGCGGAGTTCATCGATTTTTCGACGGCGAATGAAACCGACCTTCGACCGTATCTGCGCGCGGCGAATTCGACCGAGGGGGCAGACATCATCAATTATATTCGGGGGGAAAAGATCTCCGGCTATCGGCCCCGTGAGATCGGCTCCGGCGCATCTGAGAAGACCTGGCGGTTGGGTGACATTATTTATTCCAGCCCGGTTTCGGTCAGCGCCCCTCAAGAACAGTTCGATACAAAGTACAAAGACAGCAGTTATACGCTTTTTTTCGAGAAATATAAGAATCGGCGGCACGTGATCTATGTTGGGGCCAACGACGGGATGCTCCATGCCTTCAACGGCGGTTTCTTCCACCCGGGAGACGATTCGGCCACCAATTCGGTCATCGAGCATGGCTGGTTTACGACCACGGATGCGGACGGGAACGGCGGAGAGTTATTGGGAGAGGAACTCTGGGGCTTTATCCCACAGGAACTCCTCCCGCATTTGAAGTGGTTGACGCAGACCGACTACAACAAGACCCGGCACGTCTACTTTGTCGACGGCAGTCCCCGCGTCGTCGACGCCCAGATTTTCACGGAGGAGAGCGCCTGTGCTACTAGCCTGACCGACTCGGGATGTATTCATCCGAAGGGATGGGGGACGGTTCTCATCGGGAGCTTGCGGATGGGAGGAGGAAGCATCAGCGTCGATCTGAACGGGAACGGGAACACCACCGATCCCGGAGAGGACCGGTTTCGTTCGGCCTACTTCGCCCTCGACATCACCAATCCGGAGACCCCGCCGAAGCTTCTCTGGGTATTTAAAGATTCCGATCTCGGTTTTACCACCAGCTGGCCGGCGGTGATGAGGTTGAACGGCTCCTCCGGCGCCGCCTGGTATGCGGTATTCGGCTCCGGTCCGACGACCTATAAGGGGGAGCGGCTGGCGGGTCTTCCCGCAACCGGAAATAAATTCGGTCAGAGTATTTCCGAATATGGCCAAATTTATGTGCTCGACCTCGAAACAGGGGCACTGCTGAACAAGCTTGCCACAGACAATACCGATCGCTATGCCTTTATGGGAGATCCGGTCGTCTATGATTTTCCCAAGAATTATTTCTCGGATATCGCCTACATCGGGAAGGGCTATGGATCGACCGGCGCCTGGAACGGAAAGGTCTATCGTCTGTTGACGAAAGGGAACGCCGATCCGACGACCTGGTCGTTGTCCATCCTGTTCAATCCGGCGAAGCCGGTCCTGGTGAAATCGTCGGCCACCCTGGACGGCGCCGGGAGGTTCTGGGTTTATTTCGGAACAGGTCGATTCTTCAGCAGCGGGCCGAGCAGCGACGCGGACGACCAGACCAACCAAGCGTTCTATGGGGTCAAAGAGTCGAGCGCGAACGGCTGCTGGAACAGGAGTCTCGGGAGCTGGAAAGCAAGCTGTCCGACGATCGCCGCCACCGACTTGGTCGATGTAACCGACGCTTCCGTATCGATCACGGGCGCCGTCTCCTGCAGCAGCTGCGGGGCGGCTACTCTGACGGCGCTGAGTAATCGGATCGACAGCACATCTAGCGAAAAAGCGGGATGGTTTTTGACCCTCACCGGCGGGGAGCGCGTTCTCCACGAACCGACGGTCCTTGGAGGAATTGTCGCCGCAACGTCCTATACGCCGGGTGTGGATGTTTGTCTGCCCCAGGGGACCAATGCCGTTTATGCGCTCCACTATGGAACCGGCGCCGCCTATCCGAGCGCCGACGTCAACGATTCGGACGGAGATGGGGATACCGCTGAGGTTTTGGGCTCCATCGGTCTTGAATCGGATGGGACGACCGTGCGGCGGAAAAAAGAGCTTGGGATCGGGGTCGCTTCTAAGGTGAACGTCGTGGTCGGTCGGGACCCGACAACCGGAAAGAGCACCCTTACCGGCTTTGTCCAGAGCAGCACCGGGGAGATCGTTCAGATCAAGGATATCCAAACGCCCAACAGCATCAGCACGGGAACCAGAATGTTGAGAGAGAAATCGGATTAGGGGGGGGTGGAATGAGAACACGGATTATTTCGCTGGTCGTTTTCCTGCTGGCGGTCTGGCTTCTCCGGGGCAAAGAAGATCCTCTGATCCAGGGAGGAAAGGGGACGGAGGAAAGAAGTTCCGCCGCCGCTTCCTTGCCGGGACAGACCAATCACCCCCCCTGGATGACGCGGGTGGAGATCTTCCCCCCTTCGCCCGACCTCCAGTCGGTCTTGAAGGTGGCGCTTCAAGCGGAAGACCCCGATCAGGATACGTTGACCTATCGGTACCGATGGTTTGTCAATCAGAAAGAGGTCGGAGACCAGCCGGTTCTCTCTTTGAAGGGGTTTCGGCAAGGGGATCTGGTTTCAGTGGAGGTGACCCCTTCCGACGGGAAGTCGGAGGGTCCTTCCCTTCCCGGTCCGACGGTGAAGATCGGAAATCATCCCCCCGCCGTGACCCGCATCGTGCTCCTTCCGACGGAGCCGAAAGTCGGGCAGACGATCCTGGCCGAGGTGGAGGGAAGAGACGAAGAGGGAGACTCGATTTTCTACGACTATCAATGGGAAATCAACGGAGTGCCGGTGGAAGGGGTTACCGGAAATCTGTTGGATGGAAAGTTGATTCAGAGCGCAGATCAGATCCGGGTCCTCGTGACCGCCTCGGATTCTTTCGACGCCGGCACCCCGACGGCCAGCCGGTCCATCGCCGTCATTAATCAGCCCCCTGAAATTATCTCGTCCCCTACGTCTGAAATTGGGGAGAACGAATACCGGTACCAGATCGTCGCCAGCGATCCTGATGGAGACGCCGTCGAGTACCACCTTGATGGAGGGCCTCCCGGAATGATGTTGGATGCGGCATCGGGGCTCTTGGTCTGGAAGGTGGAGGCGCTTCCACAGGAAATGGTGCCGGTCACCATTCAGGCCATCGACAAAAAAGGGGGGAAAAGCATCCAGCGATTTACACTCCATGCCAGATAAAGGATGCCACGGCTCTCTTTCTCATCCTTTCTGCTTCGTTTTCTTGTATTTTGAAAAGGGGATTGTTATAATGAGTTTGTTCTGAAGTGGTTTTACGTTTGGGAGAAATTATTTTTCGTTGAAAAAATCGCTTATCGGGAAAGTTAATTTACAAGAAGGAACCGATACCTCGGCCCTCTATGGAAGCTACGATCGCCACATCAAGATGATTGAGCAGGCCTTCAACGTTCGAATGACGGCGAGAGGGGAAGAGGTTACGATCGAAGGGGAGCCTGAACAGGTTCAACAGGTTGAGAAGGTCATCGCCGATCTCGCGAATCTCTCCAGAGACGGGTTCCGGGTGACGGCGGAAGATGTCAACTACGCCATCCAATCTTCCCAACAAAACGCCCCCGCTTCCGTCCGGGAAATTTATCAAGACGCCATTCCGGTTTTCGGGAAAAAGAAGCTCATCGCCCCGAAATCACCCTCCCAAAAAGAGTATATCGAAAGCATCCGAAAGCACGATATCGTGGTCGGGATCGGTCCGGCGGGGACGGGAAAGACGTATCTCGCTATGGCCATGGCCGTCTCCTCTTTCCTCAAGAAAGAGGTAAACCGGATCATCTTAGCCCGTCCGGCGGTCGAAGCGGGTGAAAAGCTCGGTTTTCTTCCGGGGGATCTGGTTGAAAAGGTCAATCCTTATCTGCGGCCCCTTTACGATGCCCTCTACGATATGATGGAGGTCGATCGCGCCACGCGCCTCCTGGAGCGGGGGGATATCGAAATTGCCCCGCTTGCCTTCATGCGCGGGCGGACCCTCAACGACTCATTTATCATCCTTGATGAGGCCCAGAACGCCACGTCGGAGCAGATGAAGATGTTTCTGACGCGTCTGGGGTTCCGGTCGAAAGCGGTCGTCACGGGAGATATTACACAGGTCGACCTCCCGGTCGAACGGACCTCCGGGCTGATCGAAATCCAGGGGATTTTAGAAGAGGTCTCCGCGATCAAGTTTGTTTATTTCAGCGAGCGCGATGTCATCCGGCACCGTCTGGTCCAGGAGATCGTGAAAGCGTACGAGCGGTATGAGGGAAAGGGGGGAAAATCAAAGAAAAAGTAGGATCCCTCCATGATCACGCCAAATGACCTCACTTTTCTTCTGAGGTCATTTTTATTTCTTGTTCTTGTTTCCATCAACAGGTAGAATCTGCCGACCCTTGTCGGCGGCTCCCTTATCGATTGACCCGATCTTCCGATCTTCTATTTAATTTATTATGCAAATTTCGATGCAAAACCGGCAGCGGACCTACCCTGTGAACCAGAAGAATCTCCTGAGGTGGGCCCGCCAAATTTTATCGCTGCAGAAGCTGGATCATGCGGAGATGGGAATTATTTTGGTGAATAATCGTCAAATCCGCGTTTATAATCGTGATTATAGAAAAAAAGATCAGCCGACCGATGTCCTCTCCTTTCCGATGCGGGAGGGTGTCGGAGGTGAGCTTCATCCTGATTTTCTCGGCGATGTGATGATCTCGTTGGAGCGGTCGGCGGAAGAAGCGATCTTGTATGGGAGATCCCGCCGCGAACAGTTGCTGATTCTCCTCATTCATGGAGTGCTCCATCTCCTCGGGTATGACCACGAACGATCTCCGAAGGAGGAGCGTCGAATGCAACGCCGAGAACGGCTTCTGTTCAAACGCATTTATCATCAGGGGTAGATGGTTTTTAATCAGATCCTCAAGAGAGCCGTTGTGGAAACCCAAGGAGCGGTCGGCGCCATCTTTCTTGATCGCGAGGGAGAGGAGATCGCCCATTACACAAGTCTTTCGGGAGATGAAATGAAATTGATGGGGGCGCATTACGGCATCGTCTGGCTTGAAATAGAGGCGATGGTATCTCGCCACCTTGCCGCTTCCGCGGCGGAAGCGATTTTTGCGGCAGAGAAGGGAATCTGCCTGATGCGGCCGGTGCAGAAAGAATATATGGTGCTCTTATTGGTGAATCCCTCGGAAGGGATCGGCCAGGCGAGGCGTTGGCTCCGTTGGGCGGCGGCTGAAATTCAAAAGGAAATTTAGGGGAGGCGAAGCGGCCTCTCCTGCGGGTTGGAAGGAGAATGATGGCGGAAGGGTTTTGGGGAAAACTTGGGAAGGGACTGGCGAAGACAAGGGAATACCTGTCGTCCGGATTGGAGGCGGTTTTTCTCGATCAGCCGAACATCAATCAGGAAACATTGGACAGGTTGGAGGAGCTCCTCATCGGTTCCGATTTAGGAATGGAGGTGACCGACCGGTTGATGATCGGGCTTCGGGCCTCGGTGGAGCGGAAGGAGATCTCCAATCTCGCCTCCCTCAAAAAAAAGCTGAAGTCGTATCTGGTCGTCATCCTGAACAAGGGGGTTCCGCAGGAACCGCCGAAGACGACGCCGGTCGTCTCCCTTTTCGTTGGGGTGAACGGGGTCGGCAAGACCACCACCATCGCCAAGCGGGCCGCTCAATTGAGGCGAGAGGGGAAA is part of the Candidatus Manganitrophus noduliformans genome and harbors:
- a CDS encoding PhoH family protein — encoded protein: MKKSLIGKVNLQEGTDTSALYGSYDRHIKMIEQAFNVRMTARGEEVTIEGEPEQVQQVEKVIADLANLSRDGFRVTAEDVNYAIQSSQQNAPASVREIYQDAIPVFGKKKLIAPKSPSQKEYIESIRKHDIVVGIGPAGTGKTYLAMAMAVSSFLKKEVNRIILARPAVEAGEKLGFLPGDLVEKVNPYLRPLYDALYDMMEVDRATRLLERGDIEIAPLAFMRGRTLNDSFIILDEAQNATSEQMKMFLTRLGFRSKAVVTGDITQVDLPVERTSGLIEIQGILEEVSAIKFVYFSERDVIRHRLVQEIVKAYERYEGKGGKSKKK
- the ybeY gene encoding rRNA maturation RNase YbeY; the protein is MQNRQRTYPVNQKNLLRWARQILSLQKLDHAEMGIILVNNRQIRVYNRDYRKKDQPTDVLSFPMREGVGGELHPDFLGDVMISLERSAEEAILYGRSRREQLLILLIHGVLHLLGYDHERSPKEERRMQRRERLLFKRIYHQG
- a CDS encoding pilus assembly protein gives rise to the protein MEPRKLFYVAMFLFLLLGIGRETLRAQTIDDYSSIPPFLASSVTPNVLLLVDNSGSMNNCAYSDKVDTGSGEDDCLASSGSGLSDQYQSTTTYGGYFESDKCYAYASSKFSPSGSKPCSDAWDGNFLNWVTMRRIDITKWVMTGGQCNSVRSSENSCSTMRGQSSFNSGACCHVFYKQFNLTGLAPSTYTTTRCIRVNGGNFTIRDNGASCGSNSSDDDTTFNIRVDAGVKQTGVIQEVGNRARFGLMVFDDDGTVENGGEIRSDIGGNTVSMVNAIEGMVATSWTPLAETVYEASRYFAQISPTSDSGAANFTVHVNNDPYCYGDLNPPSGETGCRSSTQGRWVPCCQSFVIVFTDGQPTKDENIPSGIQDYAHAALGHSSNHHDVCSAYYGGSSSDPCNSDGSHYLDDVAFWAHTTDLRPESGNISGINATPNTNRLPGVQSLNIYSFFAFGSGSNLLMDTAKAGGFKDKNGNGVPDLTSEWDEDGDGVPDTYFESADAFALRSSLIAAITKILQESASGTSVSVLATSSGGEGAIYQAYFYPRVGIGANEVYWHGYLQGIFFDFKGQLREDTVADGRLVLTEDKIIETYFDTDLAETRVKRYAVDASGDRTGTPEDISLRELTPIWEGGSNLADRDLSTNPRVIKTWVDENGDGVVDDAEFIDFSTANETDLRPYLRAANSTEGADIINYIRGEKISGYRPREIGSGASEKTWRLGDIIYSSPVSVSAPQEQFDTKYKDSSYTLFFEKYKNRRHVIYVGANDGMLHAFNGGFFHPGDDSATNSVIEHGWFTTTDADGNGGELLGEELWGFIPQELLPHLKWLTQTDYNKTRHVYFVDGSPRVVDAQIFTEESACATSLTDSGCIHPKGWGTVLIGSLRMGGGSISVDLNGNGNTTDPGEDRFRSAYFALDITNPETPPKLLWVFKDSDLGFTTSWPAVMRLNGSSGAAWYAVFGSGPTTYKGERLAGLPATGNKFGQSISEYGQIYVLDLETGALLNKLATDNTDRYAFMGDPVVYDFPKNYFSDIAYIGKGYGSTGAWNGKVYRLLTKGNADPTTWSLSILFNPAKPVLVKSSATLDGAGRFWVYFGTGRFFSSGPSSDADDQTNQAFYGVKESSANGCWNRSLGSWKASCPTIAATDLVDVTDASVSITGAVSCSSCGAATLTALSNRIDSTSSEKAGWFLTLTGGERVLHEPTVLGGIVAATSYTPGVDVCLPQGTNAVYALHYGTGAAYPSADVNDSDGDGDTAEVLGSIGLESDGTTVRRKKELGIGVASKVNVVVGRDPTTGKSTLTGFVQSSTGEIVQIKDIQTPNSISTGTRMLREKSD
- a CDS encoding putative Ig domain-containing protein, yielding MRTRIISLVVFLLAVWLLRGKEDPLIQGGKGTEERSSAAASLPGQTNHPPWMTRVEIFPPSPDLQSVLKVALQAEDPDQDTLTYRYRWFVNQKEVGDQPVLSLKGFRQGDLVSVEVTPSDGKSEGPSLPGPTVKIGNHPPAVTRIVLLPTEPKVGQTILAEVEGRDEEGDSIFYDYQWEINGVPVEGVTGNLLDGKLIQSADQIRVLVTASDSFDAGTPTASRSIAVINQPPEIISSPTSEIGENEYRYQIVASDPDGDAVEYHLDGGPPGMMLDAASGLLVWKVEALPQEMVPVTIQAIDKKGGKSIQRFTLHAR